A genomic stretch from Helianthus annuus cultivar XRQ/B chromosome 1, HanXRQr2.0-SUNRISE, whole genome shotgun sequence includes:
- the LOC110877800 gene encoding probable pectate lyase 8 translates to MAVPNKLFALTSFLLLMLLLATVVAAAVAVVHKNDASNPSTAETEKMQKQSIYNSSMEARLKEIEALNDNAVQDPEEIVSLVEMSMRNNTERRKLGYFSCGTGNPIDDCWRCDPNWHRNRKRLANCGIGFGRNAIGGRDGRFYVVTDSRDDDPVNPRPGTLRHAVIQTAPLWIVFKRDMVIQLKQELIMNSFKTIDARGVNVHIANGACLTLQFITNVIIHGLHIHDCKPTGNALVRSSPSHYGWRSMADGDAISIFGSSHIWIDHNSLSNCADGLVDAVMGSTAITISNNHFAHHNEVMLLGHSDSYVRDKMMQVTIAYNHFGKGLIQRMPRCRHGYFHVVNNDYTHWEMYAIGGSANPTINSQGNRYLAPVNPFAKEVTKRVNTDASKWHGWNWRSEGDLLLNGAYFTPSGAGASASYARASSLGAKSSNMVASITANAGVLSCRRGRQC, encoded by the exons ATGGCGGTACCTAACAAACTGTTCGCACTAACTTCATTTCTGCTTCTCATGCTGCTGCTTGCGACGGTGGTCGCCGCCGCCGTCGCCGTCGTGCACAAAAACGACGCCTCAAATCCTAG CACTGCGGAAACGGAGAAGATGCAGAAACAGAGCATCTACAACTCATCAATGGAAGCAAG ATTAAAGGAGATTGAAGCTTTGAATGACaatgctgttcaagatcctgaagAGATCGTCTCCCTCGTTGAAAT GAGCATGAGGAACAATACTGAGAGGAGGAAGCTAGGGTATTTCTCATGTGGGACCGGTAACCCTATCGATGACTGTTGGCGATGCGACCCGAATTGGCATCGCAACCGTAAGCGCCTTGCCAATTGCGGTATTGGGTTCGGGCGGAACGCGATAGGAGGCCGTGACGGTCGGTTTTACGTGGTGACTGATTCCCGAGACGATGACCCAGTCAACCCGCGACCTGGCACCCTGCGTCACGCTGTCATACAAACCGCTCCACTCTGGATCGTGTTCAAACGTGACATGGTGATCCAACTAAAGCAAGAACTTATCATGAACAGTTTTAAAACCATCGATGCGCGTGGAGTAAACGTCCACATAGCTAATGGAGCTTGCTTAACTCTTCAGTTCATTACTAATGTTATTATCCATGGTTTACATATTCATGACTGTAAGCCCACCGGTAACGCGCTGGTTAGAAGCTCACCATCCCACTACGGTTGGAGATCAATGGCTGATGGTGATGCCATTTCAATATTCGGCTCGAGCCATATTTGGATCGACCACAACTCTCTTTCTAACTGTGCCGATGGACTCGTTGACGCAGTCATGGGCTCAACCGCTATCACCATTTCCAACAACCACTTTGCTCATCACAACGAG GTGATGTTATTGGGCCATAGTGACTCGTACGTAAGAGACAAGATGATGCAAGTGACTATTGCGTATAACCATTTTGGTAAAGGTTTAATTCAGAGAATGCCAAG ATGTAGACACGGGTATTTCCATGTAGTGAACAATGACTACACTCATTGGGAGATGTATGCCATTGGTGGAAGTGCAAACCCCACAATCAACAGTCAAGGAAACAGATATCTTGCACCTGTTAATCCTTTTGCAAAAGAG GTTACAAAGAGGGTGAATACAGATGCAAGTAAATGGCATGGATGGAACTGGAGGTCAGAAGGTGATTTACTTCTCAACGGGGCGTATTTCACCCCATCGGGGGCTGGTGCATCGGCAAGCTACGCCAGAGCCTCGAGTTTAGGGGCGAAATCGTCTAACATGGTTGCTTCCATTACTGCCAATGCTGGTGTTCTTAGCTGTCGTAGGGGTCGCCAATGCTAG